In Solanum stenotomum isolate F172 chromosome 6, ASM1918654v1, whole genome shotgun sequence, one DNA window encodes the following:
- the LOC125866858 gene encoding eukaryotic peptide chain release factor subunit 1-3-like: MADGQENDKNIEIWKMKKLIKALQSARGNGTSMISLIIPPGDQISRITKMLAEEYGTASNIKSRVNRQSVLGAITSAQQRLKLYNKVPPNGLLLYTGTIVTDDGKEKKVTFDLTPFKPINASLYLCDNKFHTEPLGELLESDEKFGFIVMDGNGTLFGTLSGNTREVLHKFTVDLPKKHGRGGQSALRFARLRMEKRHNYVRKTAELATQFFINPATSQPNVSGLILAGSADFKTELSQSDMFDPRLQAKILNVVDVSYGGENGFNQAIELSAEILANVKFIQEKRLIGKFFEEISQDTGKYVFGVDDTIKGLEMGAVETLIVWENLDINRYVLKNSVTNEIVIKHLNKEQEADNSNFKDSATSAELEVQDKMPLLEWFANEYKTFGCSLEFVTNRSQEGSQFCRGFGGIGGILRYQLDMRSFDEPSDEGEYFEDSD; the protein is encoded by the coding sequence ATGGCAGATGGCCAAGAAAATGATAAGAATATTGAAAtatggaaaatgaaaaaattaatcaaagcCCTACAATCTGCCAGAGGAAACGGCACCAGCATGATCTCTCTTATCATACCCCCTGGTGATCAGATATCTCGTATTACCAAGATGCTGGCAGAAGAATATGGTACTGCATCAAATATTAAGAGCAGAGTAAACCGTCAGTCTGTGCTTGGTGCAATAACGTCTGCTCAGCAGAGGCTTAAACTGTATAACAAAGTTCCTCCTAATGGTTTGCTGCTTTATACTGGAACTATAGTGACGGATGATGGAAAGGAAAAGAAGGTCACCTTTGATCTTACACCTTTTAAACCCATAAATGCGTCTCTATACTTATGTGACAACAAATTTCATACAGAACCTCTTGGTGAATTGTTGGAATCTGATGAGAAGTTTGGTTTCATTGTCATGGATGGTAATGGGACCCTTTTTGGGACCTTGAGTGGCAACACCCGAGAAGTTCTTCATAAGTTCACTGTTGATCTCCCAAAGAAGCATGGAAGAGGAGGTCAATCAGCTCTTCGGTTTGCTCGTCTTCGAATGGAGAAACGTCATAATTATGTGAGGAAGACAGCAGAGCTTGCTACTCAATTCTTCATTAACCCAGCCACTAGCCAGCCAAATGTATCTGGACTAATACTTGCTGGATCAGCTGATTTCAAAACGGAGCTAAGCCAATCTGATATGTTTGATCCACGTCTACAAGCAAAGATACTTAATGTGGTTGATGTGTCCTATGGTGGAGAGAATGGCTTCAATCAGGCAATCGAGCTGTCTGCTGAGATACTGGCAAATGTGAAGTTTATACAAGAAAAGCGCTTGATAGGGAAATTCTTTGAGGAAATCAGTCAAGATACTGGCAAGTATGTATTTGGTGTGGATGACACAATAAAAGGTTTGGAGATGGGAGCTGTTGAAACTCTAATTGTGTGGGAAAATCTTGATATAAACCGTTACGTACTGAAAAACAGTGTGACTAATGAGATTGTCATTAAGCACCTAAACAAGGAGCAAGAGGCTGATAATAGTAACTTCAAGGATTCTGCCACATCAGCTGAATTGGAGGTTCAGGATAAAATGCCCCTGTTGGAGTGGTTTGCCAATGAATACAAAACTTTTGGTTGTTCACTTGAGTTTGTCACTAACAGGTCTCAAGAGGGATCACAGTTCTGCAGAGGATTTGGTGGCATTGGAGGAATCCTTCGCTACCAGCTTGACATGCGTTCCTTTGATGAGCCATCTGATGAAGGAGAATACTTTGAGGATTCTGATTAA